The following are from one region of the Hyalangium gracile genome:
- a CDS encoding Hsp70 family protein, with amino-acid sequence MARYAIGIDLGTTHCAVSYFNLEEGKPRGSTQSMLPMPQLTAPGTVEARTLLPSFLYLAGEQEFPAGSMGLPWKPEATTVVGEFARAHGAKVPTRLVSSAKSWLSHPGVDRRSAMLPWQAPPEVQRVSPLEASARYLRHMREAWDYTFARTREEAGNALAQQDVIITVPASFDAAARELTLEAAQAAGIPNITLLEEPQAALYAWLEAQGEAFRKRVKPGEVILVVDVGGGTSDFSVITVREREGEVELVRVAVGDHILLGGDNMDLALAHTLNQRMAAEGRKLDAWQFNALTYGCRQAKETLYADPKLERVPIAIPGRGSSLIGGTLRTELPRADLDQLLTDGFFPTSPVTELPRTARRTGLAQMALPYAQDPGVTRHLAAFLTRQAQALASSPDAPVDVGGKSFLHPTAVLFNGGVFKAGPLKARVMEVLNSWLTADGGAPAKELEGADLDLSVARGAAYYGWVRQGHGLRIRGGTARAYYVGVETAMPAVPGMEPPVKALCVAPFGMEEGTQADVPPQEFGLVTGEPTQFRFFASSVRRDDKVGGMIDDVAGREDLEELAPIETTLPGQPQPFGDLTPVNLQAAVTEVGTLELRCLEKNGAGRWKLELNVRMKE; translated from the coding sequence ATGGCCCGCTACGCGATCGGCATCGATCTGGGCACCACGCACTGCGCGGTGTCGTACTTCAACCTCGAGGAGGGCAAGCCCCGAGGCTCCACGCAGTCCATGCTGCCCATGCCACAGCTGACGGCTCCGGGCACGGTGGAGGCGCGCACGCTGCTGCCCTCCTTCCTCTATCTGGCCGGGGAGCAGGAGTTCCCCGCCGGCAGCATGGGGCTGCCGTGGAAGCCGGAGGCCACCACGGTGGTGGGCGAGTTCGCCCGGGCCCATGGGGCCAAGGTGCCCACACGGCTGGTGTCCTCGGCGAAGAGCTGGCTGAGCCACCCGGGGGTGGACCGGCGCTCGGCGATGCTGCCGTGGCAGGCGCCGCCGGAGGTGCAGCGGGTGTCACCGCTGGAGGCCTCGGCGCGCTACCTGCGCCACATGCGCGAGGCGTGGGACTACACGTTTGCCCGCACGCGCGAGGAGGCCGGCAACGCGCTGGCCCAGCAGGACGTCATCATCACCGTCCCCGCCTCGTTCGACGCGGCGGCGCGCGAGCTGACGCTGGAGGCCGCCCAGGCCGCCGGCATCCCGAACATCACCCTGCTGGAGGAGCCGCAGGCCGCGCTCTACGCGTGGCTGGAGGCCCAGGGCGAGGCTTTCCGCAAGCGGGTGAAGCCCGGCGAGGTGATTCTGGTGGTGGACGTAGGCGGCGGCACCTCGGACTTCTCCGTCATCACCGTGCGCGAGCGCGAGGGTGAGGTGGAGCTGGTCCGCGTGGCCGTGGGCGACCACATCCTGCTGGGCGGCGACAACATGGACCTGGCGCTGGCGCACACGCTGAACCAGCGGATGGCGGCCGAGGGCCGGAAGCTGGATGCGTGGCAGTTCAACGCCCTCACCTATGGCTGCCGGCAGGCGAAGGAGACTCTGTACGCGGATCCGAAGCTGGAGCGCGTGCCTATCGCCATTCCGGGTCGGGGCTCGTCCTTGATTGGGGGCACGCTGCGCACGGAGCTGCCTCGGGCGGACCTGGACCAGCTGCTCACCGATGGCTTCTTCCCCACATCGCCGGTGACGGAGCTACCGCGTACGGCTCGCCGCACGGGTCTGGCGCAGATGGCGCTGCCGTACGCGCAGGATCCCGGGGTGACGCGGCACCTGGCGGCCTTCCTCACGCGGCAGGCCCAGGCGCTGGCGTCCTCTCCGGACGCGCCGGTGGATGTGGGCGGCAAGTCCTTCCTCCACCCCACCGCCGTCCTCTTCAACGGAGGCGTCTTCAAGGCCGGCCCGCTCAAGGCCCGCGTCATGGAGGTGCTCAACAGCTGGCTGACGGCGGATGGTGGGGCTCCGGCCAAGGAGCTGGAGGGGGCGGACCTGGACCTCTCGGTGGCTCGCGGCGCGGCGTACTACGGCTGGGTGCGCCAGGGGCACGGCCTGCGCATCCGCGGCGGCACGGCCCGCGCGTACTACGTGGGCGTGGAGACGGCGATGCCCGCGGTGCCGGGCATGGAGCCTCCGGTGAAGGCGCTGTGCGTGGCGCCCTTCGGCATGGAGGAAGGCACCCAGGCTGACGTCCCGCCGCAGGAGTTCGGCCTCGTGACAGGCGAGCCCACGCAGTTCCGCTTCTTCGCCTCGTCCGTCCGCCGCGACGACAAGGTGGGCGGAATGATCGATGACGTGGCCGGCCGGGAGGATCTGGAGGAGCTGGCGCCCATCGAGACGACGCTGCCGGGCCAGCCCCAGCCGTTTGGAGACCTGACGCCTGTGAACCTGCAGGCGGCGGTCACCGAGGTGGGCACCCTGGAGCTGCGGTGCCTGGAGAAGAACGGCGCGGGCCGCTGGAAGCTGGAGCTCAACGTGCGCATGAAGGAGTAA
- a CDS encoding myxosortase-dependent phytase-like phosphatase encodes MRIATPVVMLLVLAGLPVWAQPASVQPLAETQPVVRAGNAPQDVAIWPSTSDGGTGLFLVADSAVGLITFRLDGSEWQALLSDGVASGVDVKEGFALPGGNVPLVVAANGTFQALLAYIVDPVTLQLRRVDTGTVSMAGFAPSTVALYRSPTSGTLYAFTANAAGTMQQFELRANMDGGVEGFPVRNFAVGGAVAGAVADDEQGFLFVAQQNTGIWRYNAEPDAGTSRISVAPAFEPLTAPLGGLSLYSLPGRQGYLLAASAGGDQVVVFNRQDPHDSVGTFVVVQDGGIDAVNGPTTVESTSRPLGPAFPAGFVAVHDAVNAPMQNDKFISWTALSRAFSPPLQLPADGGTTDGGVSDGGTDGGGVTDGGTDGGGGVTGGNGPGGGQTYPPDDSGCGCATASVPGTLLFLVLASALRSRRRRS; translated from the coding sequence ATGCGGATTGCTACCCCCGTCGTCATGCTCCTCGTCCTGGCCGGGCTCCCCGTCTGGGCCCAGCCGGCCAGCGTCCAGCCTCTGGCCGAGACCCAGCCGGTGGTTCGAGCGGGCAACGCCCCCCAGGATGTCGCCATCTGGCCCAGCACCAGCGACGGGGGGACGGGGCTCTTCCTCGTGGCGGACTCCGCCGTCGGCCTCATCACCTTCCGGCTGGACGGCAGCGAGTGGCAGGCGCTCCTGTCGGACGGCGTGGCGTCCGGCGTGGACGTCAAGGAAGGCTTCGCCCTGCCCGGGGGGAACGTGCCTCTCGTGGTGGCGGCCAATGGGACGTTCCAGGCGCTCCTCGCGTACATCGTGGATCCGGTCACGCTGCAGCTCCGCCGGGTGGACACGGGGACGGTGAGCATGGCCGGCTTCGCCCCGAGCACCGTGGCGCTCTACCGCAGCCCCACGTCCGGCACCCTCTATGCCTTCACGGCCAATGCCGCGGGCACCATGCAGCAGTTCGAGCTGCGCGCCAACATGGATGGCGGCGTGGAGGGCTTCCCGGTGCGCAACTTCGCGGTGGGCGGAGCCGTCGCGGGCGCGGTGGCGGATGATGAGCAGGGCTTCCTCTTCGTTGCCCAGCAGAACACCGGCATCTGGCGCTACAACGCCGAGCCGGATGCGGGCACCTCGCGCATCAGCGTCGCCCCGGCCTTTGAGCCGCTCACGGCGCCGCTGGGCGGGCTCTCGCTCTACTCGCTCCCCGGCAGACAGGGCTACCTGCTCGCCGCGAGCGCCGGGGGGGATCAGGTCGTCGTCTTCAATCGTCAGGATCCTCACGACTCGGTGGGCACCTTCGTCGTCGTCCAGGATGGAGGCATCGACGCCGTGAATGGCCCGACCACCGTGGAGAGCACGTCCCGTCCGCTCGGGCCGGCCTTCCCCGCCGGGTTCGTGGCCGTCCACGACGCGGTCAACGCCCCCATGCAGAACGACAAGTTCATCTCCTGGACTGCCCTGTCCAGGGCCTTCTCGCCGCCGCTCCAGCTCCCCGCGGATGGAGGCACCACCGACGGTGGAGTCTCCGACGGAGGCACGGATGGCGGCGGTGTCACGGATGGCGGCACGGATGGCGGTGGGGGAGTGACCGGAGGCAATGGGCCCGGCGGCGGGCAGACGTACCCCCCCGACGACAGCGGGTGTGGCTGCGCCACGGCCTCGGTGCCGGGCACCCTCCTCTTCCTGGTGCTGGCCTCCGCGCTGCGCAGCCGTCGGCGGCGGAGCTGA
- a CDS encoding bifunctional metallophosphatase/5'-nucleotidase: MSRLRLSLVLVALVAAACRSAPQPAEPSTAARSQPVAAAPAEPIRLTIVGTNDLHGWIAPLRTAHKSGVELEEGGVATLASYVARLRADNPDGVLLLDGGDLFQGTLASNLTEGAVVVDVYNRLGVTAAALGNHEFDYGPVGPAPVPVKPGDDPLGALKARIQQARFPILSANIREADGGQRPAWLGNDGTLLVTLRGVKVGIVGLSTPSTPTTTNPTNVVSLRFEPLAPATVEASKRLREQGAEVVIGVMHAGGKCPKLEDPRDLSSCELKNGEIYDALGELPPGTLDAVIAGHTHQVMGHFLHEVPVIETYGLGRSFGYIELFVDPTSRQVLPTRTRIHAGIALCAQVDATSGTCDARKLKDQPEVRLVPATFLGGPVVPDTDIQTLIAPALKRVEEEQHRELGVTIPVVLKRDYQGESVLGNFLSDSLREAARADVALMNPGGLRADIDAGPLTFGDIYEVLPFDNTVALVTMSGDELKRLLQIAYGMKKGGVFQVSGLKVSLARCPGPERFQSATLANGRALEPAKLYRVAMPDFLARGGDGLAPGLDKLPPGRVDLGLTRPGSLRDELIAYWQSRKTPLTAPSLGRITYLGGTAECPPAPAHRGPYSL; this comes from the coding sequence ATGTCTCGACTCCGCCTCTCCCTCGTCCTGGTGGCCCTCGTGGCCGCCGCGTGCCGCAGCGCCCCTCAGCCCGCGGAACCCTCGACGGCCGCTCGCTCGCAGCCCGTGGCGGCTGCTCCCGCCGAGCCCATCCGGCTCACCATCGTGGGCACCAATGATCTGCACGGCTGGATCGCTCCCCTGCGCACCGCGCACAAGAGCGGCGTGGAGCTCGAGGAGGGCGGCGTGGCCACCCTCGCCAGCTATGTCGCCCGGCTGCGCGCGGACAACCCGGATGGCGTGCTGCTGCTCGATGGAGGAGACCTCTTCCAGGGAACGCTCGCGTCCAACCTCACCGAGGGCGCCGTCGTCGTCGACGTGTACAACCGCCTCGGCGTGACGGCCGCGGCCCTCGGCAACCACGAGTTCGACTACGGCCCCGTGGGCCCGGCCCCCGTGCCCGTGAAGCCTGGAGATGATCCGCTGGGCGCGCTCAAGGCCCGCATCCAGCAGGCCCGCTTCCCCATCCTGTCCGCCAACATCCGCGAGGCGGACGGCGGCCAGCGCCCCGCGTGGCTCGGCAATGACGGCACGCTGCTCGTCACCCTCCGGGGCGTGAAGGTGGGCATCGTGGGGCTGTCCACGCCCTCCACCCCGACGACCACCAACCCCACCAACGTCGTCTCCCTGCGCTTCGAGCCCCTGGCTCCCGCCACCGTGGAGGCCTCGAAGCGGCTGCGCGAGCAGGGCGCGGAGGTGGTCATCGGCGTCATGCACGCGGGCGGCAAGTGCCCGAAGCTGGAGGATCCGAGGGATCTCTCCAGCTGTGAGCTGAAGAATGGGGAGATCTACGATGCCCTCGGCGAGCTGCCCCCGGGCACCCTGGATGCGGTGATCGCCGGGCACACCCACCAGGTCATGGGGCACTTCCTCCACGAGGTGCCCGTCATCGAGACGTACGGGCTGGGGCGCTCGTTCGGCTACATCGAGCTCTTCGTGGACCCGACGAGCCGCCAGGTGCTGCCGACTCGCACTCGCATCCACGCCGGTATTGCCCTCTGCGCCCAGGTGGACGCGACGAGCGGCACGTGCGATGCGCGCAAGCTGAAGGACCAGCCGGAGGTGCGGCTCGTGCCCGCGACCTTCCTCGGCGGCCCCGTGGTTCCGGACACCGACATCCAGACGCTCATCGCCCCGGCGCTCAAGCGCGTGGAGGAGGAGCAGCACCGCGAGCTCGGCGTCACCATCCCCGTGGTGCTCAAGCGCGACTACCAGGGCGAGAGCGTGCTCGGGAACTTCCTCTCGGACTCGCTGCGGGAGGCGGCTCGCGCGGACGTGGCCCTGATGAACCCGGGAGGCCTGCGCGCGGACATCGACGCGGGCCCTCTCACCTTTGGCGATATCTACGAGGTGCTCCCCTTCGACAACACCGTGGCCCTCGTGACGATGTCGGGGGATGAGCTGAAGCGGCTGCTCCAGATCGCCTATGGCATGAAGAAGGGGGGCGTCTTCCAGGTCTCTGGGCTCAAGGTGTCCCTCGCCCGCTGCCCTGGGCCGGAGCGCTTCCAGAGCGCCACGCTCGCCAACGGTCGGGCCCTGGAGCCCGCGAAGCTCTACCGGGTCGCCATGCCCGACTTCCTGGCTCGCGGCGGGGATGGGCTGGCGCCGGGCCTCGACAAACTCCCCCCCGGACGGGTGGATCTCGGGCTGACCCGCCCGGGGAGCCTCCGGGATGAGCTGATCGCGTACTGGCAGAGCCGCAAGACGCCGCTCACCGCTCCCTCCCTGGGACGTATCACCTACCTGGGCGGCACCGCCGAGTGCCCTCCGGCTCCGGCCCACAGAGGGCCGTACTCCCTGTGA
- a CDS encoding Hsp70 family protein, whose amino-acid sequence MRIIGIDLGTTHCAVASIDPARGPSAPIEDFPLPQLVRQGEVAPRSLLPSCIYVPAGHELAGESLKLPWGEAGPNVVGEFARWQGARVPGRLVASAKSWLCHPGVDRSAPILPWGAPADVAKLSPVEASALLLSHMARAWDFAHPEAPLAQQEVVITVPASFDEAARALTVSAARKAGLEKFTLVEEPQAAFYDYTARHRTDLAKVLANVRLVLVVDVGGGTTDFTLVHAGVSPEGPMLRRLAVGEHLMLGGDNMDAALARKVEEKLFSDGRRLSATQWTQAIQAARTAKEALLGPNPPERYGISLVAEGSRLLGGALSTELTRAEAEGLVLDGFFPTSGPTDRPRRAARMALQELGLPYAQDAAVTRHLAAFLGQHAAGGFAALGEAPPSEGALPRPDAILLNGGVFNSPRISERLVDAISAWWPGAPRIPLLRHDSLEKAVARGAAYYGLVRRGHGLRIGGGAARAYYVGLERPADSGDQPVLCLIPRGFEEGQAVDLGERPFTLTLGRPVQFTLYSTTSDRIDKPGDIIPLAEDLKPLPPIHTLLKGASGKTAEVPVHLRAALTEIGTLELFCVSNVADERWRLEFELRGSGSGQDITVTESMPARFAEAKENVERVYGNKPLPIGPKDVKQLSKTLEKVLGPRETWRVPVLRELWSSLFAGASKRRRSADHERVFYSLAGYTLRPGFGYPLDHWRAEQTFGLFEQLVQFHTDKAVWIEFWVMWRRISGGLTEAQQSKLWAYLEPHLARRVPPDAPPAGKLKGIQPEGLDEMVRAAASLEHLPAAEKAKLGGWVASRLRAEAKSGGPWAWSLGRLGARVPLYGSSHKVVDVDTAEAWLTLLLEMDLRRIDGAPFAAAQLARLTGDRTRDIDPALRARTAQALVAAKAAETWVRMVNEVLALEAADEARALGDTLPAGLRLSM is encoded by the coding sequence ATGCGCATCATCGGAATCGATCTGGGCACCACCCACTGCGCGGTCGCGTCGATTGACCCCGCTCGCGGGCCGAGCGCCCCCATCGAGGACTTTCCCCTTCCCCAGCTCGTGCGGCAGGGCGAGGTGGCTCCACGCTCGCTGCTGCCCTCGTGCATCTATGTCCCCGCAGGCCATGAGCTGGCGGGCGAGTCGCTCAAGCTCCCCTGGGGCGAGGCCGGCCCCAACGTCGTCGGCGAGTTCGCCCGGTGGCAGGGAGCGCGCGTGCCCGGCCGGCTCGTCGCCTCCGCGAAGAGCTGGCTGTGCCACCCGGGCGTGGATCGCTCCGCCCCCATCCTGCCGTGGGGCGCTCCCGCGGACGTGGCCAAGCTCTCGCCGGTGGAGGCCAGCGCCCTGCTGCTCTCGCACATGGCTCGGGCGTGGGACTTCGCCCACCCGGAGGCCCCGCTCGCCCAGCAGGAAGTGGTCATCACCGTCCCCGCCTCCTTCGACGAGGCGGCGCGCGCTCTCACCGTCAGCGCGGCGCGCAAGGCGGGCCTGGAGAAGTTCACTCTCGTCGAGGAGCCGCAGGCGGCCTTCTACGACTACACCGCGCGCCACCGCACGGACCTGGCCAAGGTGCTGGCCAACGTGCGTCTGGTGCTCGTGGTGGACGTGGGCGGCGGCACCACGGACTTCACCCTCGTCCACGCGGGCGTCTCGCCGGAAGGCCCCATGCTCCGGCGGCTCGCGGTGGGCGAGCACCTCATGCTCGGCGGCGACAACATGGACGCCGCCCTCGCCCGCAAGGTGGAGGAGAAGCTCTTCTCCGATGGCCGGCGCCTGTCCGCTACCCAGTGGACCCAGGCCATCCAGGCCGCGCGAACCGCGAAGGAGGCTCTGCTCGGCCCCAACCCGCCGGAGCGCTACGGCATCTCCCTGGTGGCCGAGGGCAGCCGGCTGCTGGGTGGGGCGCTCTCCACGGAGCTGACACGGGCGGAGGCGGAGGGGCTCGTGCTGGACGGCTTCTTCCCCACCTCGGGCCCGACGGACAGGCCCCGGCGCGCGGCGCGCATGGCCCTGCAGGAGCTGGGACTGCCGTACGCCCAGGACGCGGCGGTCACCCGCCACCTGGCCGCCTTCCTCGGACAGCACGCGGCGGGCGGCTTCGCGGCCCTGGGCGAGGCACCTCCCTCCGAGGGCGCCCTGCCCCGCCCCGACGCCATCCTCCTCAATGGTGGCGTCTTCAACTCGCCCCGCATCTCCGAGCGGCTGGTGGACGCCATCTCCGCGTGGTGGCCGGGCGCGCCCCGAATTCCCCTGCTCCGCCATGACTCGCTGGAGAAGGCGGTGGCTCGCGGGGCGGCGTACTACGGCCTCGTCCGGCGCGGCCACGGCCTGCGCATCGGCGGCGGCGCGGCTCGCGCCTACTACGTGGGCCTGGAGCGCCCCGCGGACAGCGGAGACCAGCCCGTCCTCTGCCTCATCCCTCGCGGCTTCGAGGAGGGACAGGCGGTGGACCTCGGAGAGCGCCCCTTCACCCTCACGCTCGGGCGCCCGGTGCAGTTCACCCTGTACTCGACGACGAGCGACCGCATCGACAAGCCGGGCGACATCATCCCCCTGGCCGAGGACCTCAAGCCCCTGCCGCCCATCCACACGCTCCTCAAGGGGGCCTCGGGGAAGACGGCGGAGGTGCCCGTGCACCTGCGGGCCGCGCTCACGGAGATCGGCACCCTGGAGCTGTTCTGCGTCTCCAACGTCGCCGACGAGCGCTGGCGCCTCGAGTTCGAGCTCCGGGGCTCCGGCTCGGGCCAGGACATCACCGTCACCGAGTCCATGCCCGCGCGCTTCGCCGAGGCGAAGGAGAACGTCGAGCGCGTCTACGGCAACAAGCCGCTGCCCATCGGCCCCAAGGACGTGAAGCAGCTGTCCAAGACGCTGGAGAAGGTGCTCGGCCCGCGCGAGACATGGCGCGTGCCCGTGCTGCGCGAGCTGTGGAGCTCCCTGTTCGCCGGGGCCAGCAAGCGCCGCCGCTCGGCGGACCACGAGCGCGTCTTCTACAGCCTGGCCGGCTACACCCTGCGCCCCGGCTTCGGCTATCCGCTGGATCACTGGCGCGCGGAGCAGACGTTCGGCCTGTTCGAACAGCTCGTGCAGTTCCACACGGACAAGGCCGTGTGGATCGAGTTCTGGGTCATGTGGCGCCGCATCTCCGGCGGTCTCACCGAGGCGCAGCAGTCCAAGCTCTGGGCCTACCTGGAGCCTCACCTGGCCCGCCGGGTGCCTCCGGACGCGCCGCCCGCCGGCAAGCTCAAGGGCATCCAGCCCGAGGGCCTGGATGAGATGGTGCGCGCGGCTGCTTCGCTGGAGCACCTGCCCGCCGCCGAGAAGGCGAAGCTGGGCGGCTGGGTAGCCTCCCGCCTCCGCGCCGAGGCGAAGTCCGGCGGCCCCTGGGCGTGGTCGCTCGGGCGACTGGGCGCGCGAGTGCCCCTCTATGGGAGCAGCCACAAGGTGGTGGACGTGGACACCGCCGAGGCGTGGCTCACGCTGCTGCTGGAGATGGATCTGCGCCGCATCGACGGAGCCCCCTTCGCGGCGGCGCAGCTCGCGCGGCTCACCGGCGACCGCACGCGCGACATCGATCCGGCCCTCAGGGCCCGCACGGCCCAGGCGCTCGTCGCGGCGAAGGCCGCGGAGACCTGGGTGCGCATGGTGAACGAGGTGCTCGCGCTGGAGGCGGCCGACGAGGCGCGCGCTCTCGGCGACACGCTGCCCGCGGGCCTCCGGCTGTCGATGTGA
- a CDS encoding GDP-mannose 4,6-dehydratase, with protein sequence MRILVTGADGFAGRHLCALLRAAGDEVVEAHGPRAEGANSNALNFDIADEAAVRTAVEKAQPQGIIHLAGFSSVARSHGNPARVFAVNALGTVNLLTAVRESTPETRVLLISAGEVYGPVPEGSRATEDAALLPRNPYATSKMAAELAGLQFHRNYGLAVVVARAFSHLGAGQDATFVVPSFAAQLRAIGKWKVEPVLRTGNLEAIRDFSHVRDVVAAYRLLLTAGVAGQTYNVCSGTGRTIRSVLEEMLALSGVPARIEQDPARLRPADIPSLVGSPDKLRALGWEPKHTLTQALREVLELGTA encoded by the coding sequence ATGCGGATCCTCGTCACGGGGGCGGATGGGTTCGCGGGGCGCCACCTGTGCGCGCTGCTGCGCGCGGCGGGCGACGAGGTGGTGGAGGCGCACGGGCCTCGAGCCGAGGGCGCCAACAGCAACGCGCTGAACTTCGACATCGCGGACGAGGCGGCGGTGCGCACGGCGGTGGAGAAGGCCCAGCCGCAGGGGATCATCCACCTGGCGGGCTTCTCCTCGGTGGCGCGCAGCCACGGCAACCCGGCGCGCGTCTTCGCCGTCAACGCACTGGGGACGGTGAACCTGCTGACGGCGGTGCGCGAGAGCACCCCCGAGACCCGGGTGCTGCTGATCAGCGCGGGAGAGGTGTACGGCCCGGTGCCCGAGGGCAGCCGCGCCACCGAGGATGCGGCGCTCCTGCCGCGCAACCCCTACGCCACGTCGAAGATGGCGGCGGAGCTCGCGGGGCTCCAGTTCCACCGGAACTACGGGCTGGCGGTGGTGGTGGCGCGGGCCTTCAGCCACCTGGGAGCGGGACAGGATGCCACCTTCGTGGTGCCCTCCTTCGCCGCGCAGCTGCGAGCCATCGGCAAGTGGAAGGTGGAGCCGGTGCTGCGCACGGGCAACCTGGAGGCGATCCGGGACTTCTCCCATGTCCGGGACGTGGTAGCGGCCTACCGGCTGCTGCTGACGGCGGGGGTGGCGGGGCAGACGTACAACGTCTGCAGCGGCACGGGCCGGACGATCCGCTCCGTGCTGGAGGAGATGCTGGCGCTCTCGGGAGTGCCGGCGCGCATCGAGCAGGATCCGGCGCGGCTGCGGCCCGCGGACATCCCGAGCCTCGTCGGCTCACCGGACAAGCTGCGTGCCCTGGGCTGGGAGCCGAAGCACACCCTGACGCAAGCGCTGCGCGAGGTGCTCGAGCTGGGCACGGCCTGA
- a CDS encoding glycosyltransferase family 4 protein, translating into MSIGPIAFDATLWDEPTTGIGLYTRCLASALEGEGVSLERFGARVSGEHPRGRMGRTGYALARLPGDLRGSRARLFHALGNFNLPLTRTPGKAYVLTVHDLIPLTMRKTVSTAFRWQFRLWLARSLMLADRVICVSAHTRDELLARFPEAAGRTEVVHNGVDHVDAEHLDLTGEAFVRALALPRDFVLYAGSLDVRKNVGLVLDALERLRARGRSASLVLAGQSWFGSGAVEMRVGRMRAEGFDIRPLGYQSAPVFYELMRRAALFVFPSRGEGFGLPPLEAMRLGTATIVSNAGSLPEVCGAAAPAVDPDDAEGLAEVVDRLLRSPEERRSWAEKGRRQAAAFTWKRAAEQTLAVYETALGKA; encoded by the coding sequence GTGTCCATTGGCCCCATCGCTTTCGACGCGACCCTCTGGGACGAGCCAACGACGGGTATCGGCCTGTACACCCGCTGTCTGGCCTCGGCCCTGGAAGGGGAGGGTGTCTCGCTGGAGCGCTTCGGCGCACGCGTCTCGGGAGAGCACCCACGAGGGCGGATGGGTCGCACGGGCTACGCGCTGGCCCGCCTGCCCGGGGACTTGAGGGGCTCTCGGGCGCGGCTCTTCCACGCGCTGGGGAACTTCAACCTGCCGCTCACTCGCACGCCCGGCAAGGCGTACGTCCTCACCGTGCATGATCTCATCCCGCTGACCATGCGGAAGACCGTGTCCACGGCGTTCCGGTGGCAGTTCCGCCTGTGGCTGGCGCGCAGCCTGATGCTCGCGGATCGGGTGATCTGCGTGAGCGCGCACACGCGGGACGAGTTGCTGGCCCGCTTCCCCGAGGCCGCCGGGCGCACCGAGGTGGTGCACAACGGGGTGGACCACGTGGATGCCGAGCACCTTGACCTCACGGGCGAGGCCTTCGTGCGAGCCCTGGCGCTGCCCAGGGACTTCGTGCTGTACGCGGGCTCGCTGGATGTCCGCAAGAACGTGGGGCTCGTGCTGGATGCGCTGGAGCGCCTGCGCGCCCGAGGCCGCTCGGCATCGCTCGTGCTGGCGGGACAGAGCTGGTTCGGATCCGGCGCGGTGGAGATGCGTGTGGGACGCATGCGCGCCGAGGGCTTCGACATCCGCCCGCTGGGCTACCAGTCCGCGCCCGTCTTCTACGAGCTGATGCGGCGCGCGGCCCTCTTCGTCTTCCCGTCCCGAGGGGAGGGCTTCGGCCTGCCGCCCCTGGAGGCCATGCGGCTGGGAACCGCCACCATCGTCTCCAACGCGGGCTCCCTGCCGGAGGTGTGCGGAGCCGCGGCCCCCGCGGTGGATCCGGACGATGCCGAGGGACTGGCGGAGGTGGTGGACCGGCTGCTGCGCTCACCGGAGGAGCGGCGGAGCTGGGCGGAGAAGGGCCGGCGCCAGGCCGCGGCCTTCACCTGGAAGCGCGCCGCGGAGCAGACGCTGGCGGTCTACGAGACCGCCCTCGGGAAGGCGTGA